Genomic DNA from Taurinivorans muris:
AAAGAAATAAAAAATTTTGAAAGAAACGCAACTCCTCCCGTTACAAACACAGCCGTACACTATACGGACTGCAGAGACAGTTCTCTTAGAATTGATTTTAAAAACGCGTGTGAAATAGCAAAACTGCTTAGCCCCATTATGCGTCAATTTCTTTTAAAAAATGTCGATAACGAATATGTTCCCTATTTGCCTTATTCAAGTAAAATCGCCTACGCGGCTCTTTTGCTTGCGGAACACATGATTGATGAAAAAAAAGCCAAAGAGCTGCTGCAAACAACAAAAGGAAGAATTAACACCGGCACGGAAAAATACAGCAAAAATCCGCTGTTAACCGTTTATACCCCAACCTATAACCATAAAGAATATATAAAACAATGCATTGAAAGCATTTTAGCCCAAAAAACCAAATATCCGTTCAAACATTTGATTATTGACGATGCATCAACAGACGGAACACAGGAAATACTGAAAAAATACGCTCAGAAATATGAACATATCGAATTGATATTGCATAAGAAAAACAACATGCAACTGGCATTTCATCATTTCCCGCAAAATGCGGCAACAAAATATGTCGCATGGTGTGACGGCGATGATTTTTATCTTGATGAACATAAACTGGAAGAACAAATTGAAATTATGGAAAATAATCCTGATTACGGGCTTTGTTTTCATAGAACCTATCATTTATATGAGGACGAACACTGCATAAAAAAAATCCACCCCCAAGACTCCATGCTTCCGAACGGAGTGCAAAAATACTATTTACCGCAAGATATCATTGTCACCAATTTACTCCAATCAAGTTCGGCGATGTATCGCTGGCTTTATGCGGATTCTCTTCCTTGCCATGCCGCAATAAATGTTTCGCCCATGGACTGGGCGCTCAATATTCTGCATGCCCACAAAAATAAAATAGGCTTTATCAATAAACCTATGAGCATATACCGAAGGCATAAAAAAGCCTATTACTATGAAACAGAAGTCAATATCGCGAAACACGTCATCAAAGGCTGCCCCAGAGAAATAAAATTTTGCACCACTATCGATAAAGCGACCAATTATCAATACCATGACCTTTTCCTAAAAAAAATGGCCATAATACTTGATACGTTTTACAACGATATCGATATCGTCGATTTTGACAAAGAACAATACAGCAAGATAAAGCACGATTTGGAAGAACGATTCCCGCATATCATAAAAGAAGTGAAAGTTTTTTTAAACAAATACGACCAACAATGAACCATTTAAAATATCATGCTTTTTCCTTTTAAAATAAACGTTGATTTTCTCTTTTTTTATTTCTACAAGCCTGTCTACCAAATTATCAATACACGCTGTAAACAGCATTGCCCTTTCCGCACCATAGAAGAAACAATACGGATACGAAAACTATACGCTGCCGTCAATTAAAACCATACAGTCAATTATCGGTTTTCCAGCTGTTTTCAGTACCTGTTTTTATAATTCTGATATCAAAATTCTTTTAGTTCACTTCCACAAAATTGCGGGTATCTTCAATAGGCTTGTTGACTTTATACACCGGCGTCATAACATTGGGAAGCCCTGACACGCTGTTGTAAACCACCAGCCGCCAGCGGTAAACAGTGCTCATAGTATGCGGAAACACGGTAAAACCAAAATCCTGCGCCCGTACTCCGCCCCAAACTTCTTCGGGGATTCTCGCATATTTTTCAGCAGGCACAAAAGGACAGCCGATACAGTCTTCAGCAGCCGCCTCAAGCTCCAAAGAAAAAGCCTGCACGTTTTCAAGAGCGCCGACAATGCTTCCCTGCACCGTAAGCGTGCCCTCGCTGTTATAAGTCACAAAAACATTCTGCAAACTGAACAGCTGATTTATTTTCTGCGGCAGGGGGTCTCCCTTTTTCCCGCAAGAAACCAAACAAAAAAGACATACGATACAGCAAAGGGAGAATAGTTTTTTCATACTGTGCCCGATCATAATTTTTCTTTCCATTCAAAAAGCAAACGCATGCAATCAAGAGGTGTCAGCGTGTTCAAATTGATTTCAGCCAATTCTTTTAAAATAGGATTTTCCTTCAAAGCATTTTCAACAAGTTCGGCAGTATTTGCCACGGTTTCCCGTTCCTTATGAAAAGCGTTGGTTTTATCCTCAGAATTTTCAAAATCCGCCACCCCCGGAAGCAAAACCCGCTCCACCCGCTTTTCTGATTTTTCTTTATTTTCTTCAAGCAAAACAAGAAGTTCTTTCGCCCTGTGCACCACATGGGCGGGCACGCCTGCGAGCCTCGCAACCTCGATTCCATAACTCTTGTCGGCAGGTCCTGGAATGAGCTTACGCAAAAAAACAATATCGTTATTCCATTCCTTTATGGCGATATTCATATTGAATATACCGGAAAACTTGTTTTCAAGGGCTGTCAATTCATGGTAATGAGTTGCGAAAAGCGTGCGGACCTGCCCGTTGGCACGTTTTAAAAGTTCTTCCATAACAGCCCAAGCAAGAGCCAAACCGTCAAAAGTGCTTGTTCCACGGCCTATTTCATCTAAAATAACGAAACTTTTCTTCGTCGCCTGTCTTAAAATCCGTGCCGTTTCCATCATTTCAACCATGAAGGTACTTTGCCCTTGGCTGATATTGTCAGACGCTCCGACCCGGGAAAAAATCCTGTCCACTATGCCGATCTTGGCAAACGCGGCAGGAACAAAAGCCCCCATCTGCGCCAGCATGCAAATAAGTGCGGATTGACGGAGCACCGTTGATTTACCCGCCATATTCGGACCTGTGATCAAAAGCAAGCGTTTCTTTTCATTGACAATCAAATCATTGGGAATGAAATGCGACTTGCCGATAACAGCCTCGACAACCGGGTGACGGCCGTCCTTGATTTCAATATCGTTGCCTTCATCCAGCACAGGCTTGGTCCATTCCTTCTTGCGGGCGCATTCAGCCAAAGCCTGCCAATAATCGATTTGAGCGATAAGTCCCGCCATAAACAAAAGTCTGGGACGTTCTTCCGCAATTTTCACGCGCAATTCCTGAAACAAACGATATTCCAATTCATTGCGCTTTTCAGAAGCGGAAATCAATTTGCTTTCCAATTCTTTCAATTCCGGCGTGACAAAACGTTCCGCATTGACCAAACTCTGCCGGCGTTCAAAATAATCGGGCACGGGCTGCTGCTGGGCTCTGCTCAATTCAAAATAATAGCCGAAAACACGGTTATACCCCATTTTCAGCTTGGGTAAATCGGATTTTTCCTGCTCATGCGCCAAAAGTGCCTGCAAACGGGACTCTCCGTGTTCCATGATGTCAATCAATTCATCAAGTTCGGCATGATAACCGGCTTTGAAAAGCATGCCTTCCGTAATTTGCTGCGGAACAACATCAAGCAGCGATTCGGATAAAAGCGTATGAATATCGGCACAACTGTCCCATTTTTTCAGCAAACGCCCCAAACCCTCCGGAACATTTTCAAACGTCAGGCTCTTGTCCGTGGGAAGCGCACCGTCTTCCTGCCGCAAAACATTAAAAATATCGGAAAGAAAAGCCAAACTATCCCGTAAGGCTAAAAAATCTTTGGGTAAAAACCTGTTTACGCTGATTCGGGTCGACAGCCTTTCCAAATCATAAATTTTTCCTAAGAAACCGCGCAATGCCTGCAATTTTTTGGGATTATCGAAAAAATGGCTTACGACATCTTGGTGTACAAGAATCCGGGCGATATCTTTATACGGATACCGCAAACGCTCTTCCAACAATCTTCCGCCCATCGGGGTTTGGCAAAAATCCAGCTCATGCCAGAGCGTTCCGATGCCTTTCTTGCCGTCATAACGCCGGAAAATCTCCAAATTCCTCTCGGTCACTTCGTCAATCACCATGAATTTGCCCATATCCAAAGGCTCAAAGGCGCTCAAATAAGAAGGAACATATTTTTGCGTCTGCTCAAGATATGCCACAATAGCCCCGCATACCCGGACAAGCGCGGGCTTCCTTTCCAAGCCCAAAGCGGAAAGTTCCTGTACCTTTTGCACATCGAGAATACGCTTTTCCGAACGTTTTAAATCAAAATGGCTGGCAGCATTCAAATAAACCAGCTGAACAGCCCCGTTGATTTTGACAAGTTCCGGAATTTCCATACCGGAAGCGACGAGCAATTCTTTCGGATCAACCTTATACACCCATTGCCAAAGCTCGCTTTCCTTGGAAACCTGCACACCCGTCCAAGCTCCCGTCGAAACATCAAGCCACGCGAAAGCCCCCGCATTTTCCTGCCAAAAAGCCGCACCTAAAAAGGTATGCAGTTTTGATTCCAAATTCGCATCGTCAATAACGGTGCCGGCGGTCAAAATCTTGGTTACTTCACGTTTCACCAAGCCTTTGGCTGTCTTAGGGTCTTCCACTTGGTCACAAATGGCGACCTTGTATCCCTTTTCCACCATTTGACTGAAATAGGCATCAGCGGCATGCCAAGGAATGCCGCACATGGGAACAAATTCCCCCTTATGTCTGCTGGTGAGGGCTAACTGCAGTTCCTTAGCCGCAATTTCCGCATCATGGAAAAAAAGCTCATAAAAATCCCCCATGCGGTAAAAAAGAATAGTATCGGGATAATCTTCTTTTATCCTTAAATACTGTTCATACATGGGGGTAAGTTTAAAATTTTCCGGCAACTGCATAAACGTTATTCAGAGGCGCGCAAAACAGAATCCAAACGTTTTTCGGTTGCTTCAAGTTCCGCTTTCAGTTTATTTTCAGATTCCGCATGTTTTGTCTGCAATGCATTCAGCTCGGATTCCACTTTTGAAAGTTTCTTTTCCAATACATTGGCGCGGCGGCGGGCTGACATGGCTCTTGAACTCAGCGTCACCCTGTCCCACATAAGCATGAGAAGCACGATGAACGCTCCGAGAGCAAAGCAAATCAGCATAACGGAGTACAAAGGAAGCGGAATAGTTTCAATAGGGTCAATAAGAAGCAAATCAAGTTTTAAAACAACAGGATCCGCAAATGATGCCTGGTTTTGCACAAAAAACATCATCACGACAAAAAAGATGAGGACCAATAAGAATACTTTTAAATAACGCATAACCACTCCTACAACGTTATCACGATATGGTAAAAAAACATTAATCCATTATTTCTTTAAAAGCAAGAGCAAAAGTTTTTTGCATAGTTTCAAGCCGTTCCGGGATAAGCCGAACATCTGCGACAACGGCAATAAACTGGGAATCCCCTTCCCACCTTGGCACCAAATGCGCATGCAAATGGTCGGCAATGCCAGCTCCCGCCGCTTTTCCCAAGTTTATCCCCATATTGATGCCGTCCGGACGGCAAACCCTGCGTATCGCTTTGCACGAAAGGCTTATTATCTCCATGAGCTCATTGCGCTCCTCTTCCGACAGCTCCGTAATATCCATGCAATGCCTGAAAGGAATGACCATAAGATGTCCTGCCGCATAAGGATACCGGTTCAGCATGACGAAAACCCGCCCGCCTTTATAAACGACGAGCCGCTTTTCATCTTCTTCGGTCAATTCAGGATTAAAACTGTTCAGACAAAACACACAACCGTTGTTTTCCTTTTTTGAGAGAATATATTCCATTCTCCACGGCGCCCACATATTTTGCATAACACCTCCAACAAAAACGCTTATAGCATAAACCGCCATAAAAATAAATTGTGAAAAGCTTGACAAGATAAAAAAAAATAGCCATTGAATAAAAAAATCCAAGAAAAAGGAATAATAGTTTCATGGCTGAGTCACAAGTAACAATTAAAGGAAGCATAGTTCCCCTTTCATTCAATGCCGCAAAATGCAAAGTTGCCCTCAGGACGGTTTCAAATGGCGAGGAAGTGGAATATCCCATTCTCTCAAAAGGGGCGGGAATAGATTTTGTTGACATGGTGAGCAATTTCGTCAGCGCAAAATGTATGCTTCAAGAATGCAGCGAAGAAAGCTGCACCAAAATCCATGTTTGTTCCTATACTGTTTTGGATGAACTTGATGAGAACGATTTGTTCAGCCCTGTCCATGAATAAGACTGCTTATCATGAGAATTTTAGTTGTTGAAGATGACATTTCCTTAAACAGGCTTATCTGCGAAAAACTAAAAAAAGACCATTATTCTGTTGATTCCTGCCATTTAGGCAATGAGGCTCTTCCCTATATCGACGGCGCCGAATATGATTTAATCATTCTGGATATCATGCTTCCCCATATGGACGGTTTGGAAATCCTCTCCGCACTTCGCAAAAAAAACAATTTGACGCCTGTTTTGCTTCTCACCGCAAAAGACAGCATTGACGACAAGGTCAAAGGACTTGACTTAGGCGCAGACGATTACATGGCGAAACCCTTCGCTTTTGAAGAATTATCCGCCCGTATCCGGGTTCTCATCCGCAGAAATTCAAAGCAAGCCCAACATATTTATCAAATCGCGGACCTTGTTCTTGACGACAAGACCAAAACAGTCACACGCAAAAATTCGCCCGTTTCCTTATCCTCAAAAGAATATACGCTTCTTTTCTATATGCTGCTGCACAAAGGGCAGGTTTTATCCCGTGACACACTGAATCAGCATATCTGGAATTACGATTACGACGGAAGCTCCAATATCATTGATGTTTATATCCGTTACCTGCGGAAAAAAATCGACGAAGGACATGAAATAAAACTTATCCATACCATACGCGGACAAGGATATGTCATCCGTGAAGAATGAGATTTTTTCCATGGGCATAAAAAGCAAGCTGACCATTCTTATCAGTATCAGCATTTTTTCGCTTGTTTTCATGTTTTTGACGCTGCTTCTCATCGCGGGAAAAGAACAAAAAGAAACCGCGATAAAAAACCAGCTTATCGCAGCCATTGAAGAAAACGCCCAAAAGATACGTTTTCGCAACAACATATTTGTATTCAATCCGATTTATTTTTTACAGGACAATATCTACACTTCGCTGTATGATGAAGAAAAAGAATTCATTTATGGCGAAATACCGGAAAATTTTCCTTTCTATACGGATTTCACAATAAACACACTCAAAAAAACTGAACATTTTTATGTTTATGATATCCAGAAAGAAGTGCAGGGAAAGAAACTTTTTGTCCGGGGCGTAATCTCCATCGCTTCCGCAAGGCAAACATTCAGCATACTTTTTTTCACCATTCTTGCTTTTTTGCCTTTGATCGCGCTTTTGACCATTGTTTTAGCCCGTGTATTCATTGACAAATCTTTTAAACCCATTGAACACATCATTGCCACTGCGCAGGAAATCCAAAACAAGAAAAATTTTTCCCTGCGCATAGGTCTGCCCGGTAAATCCCATGATGAGATCCATGCTCTCGCCCAAACCTTTGACACATTATTTGAAGCGACAGAACAAGCTTTTATCAAAGAAAAACAATTCACTTCCAACGCCTCCCATGAAATCCGCACACCTGTCAGCGTAATTATCGCCCAATGCGAACTTGCGCTTGAAACTGAACAAAACAAAGAAAATCAAAAAGCGCTCGGCACCATTTTATGGAACGCCAAAAAAATTTCACAGCTCACAAGCCAATTGCTTTTGCTCAGCAAAGCGGAGCAAAATGCCGACATACTGGAACGTGAAAAAATAAATATCAGCGAACTTTTTGAAATTATTGCGGAACAGCAGCAGGAAATTGCAAAGGAAAAAGGTCTTGATTTTTCCTATTCCGTTGAAAATTCAATCTTTTTCCATGGCGACCCCGCGCTTTTGACAAGCGCTTTAATCAATCTTTTCTCCAATGCCATACGCTACAACAAAAAGCACGGAAAAATCAATTTTTCGCTCAGCCAAGGCAAGAACTTCATCCATGCCAAAATTTCAGATACGGGAATCGGCATTTCAGAGCAAGATCTGCCCAAGATTTGGGAACGTTTTTATCAGGCGGATAAAGCACGCAATAAAAAAGAATATATCGGTTTCGGTTTAGGTCTGCCTTTAGTAAAATGGATTATTGAAGCCCATCAAGGAAAAATAAGCATTTCTTCCGCTTTGGGCAAAGGAACCATAGCCCGCTTCACGCTTCCAAAAAATATATAAAAAAAAAATTCATTTTTTAATTTTCTTTTAATCTTTCTTTCATATTGTCTAGTCATGGACAATGAGTTGTCTAAAAAAATAACTGTTCCTCCCACACGGAAAATCACATACACATAACGGAACAGGTAAGGAGAAAATTATGAAAAAATCAACAATCATCACTTCATTATCATTTGCAGCTGCGTTACTTGTCATGGGAACTTCAACAGCATTGGCGGAAATCAGCCCGGACCAAGCAAAAGAAATTGCGCTGAAACACGCAGGAGTAAACCCGAATGAAGCGACCATGCTCAAAATCGAAAAAGATTTTGACGACGGCATCACCGAATACGAAATTGAGTTTTGGAAAAACGGCACGGAATACGATTACACAATCAATGCTGACACAGGTAAAATCATTAAAAACAAACAAGAAATGAAACATCGCAACAACGCTATGCACAATCAACAAAATCAAAATCAATATATCGGCGAGCAAAAAGCGGCTGATATCGCATTAAAACATGCCAACCTCACAGAAAAACAAACCCGCCGTTTGCATTGCACACAAAAATTCGATGACGGCAGACAAATCTACGATGTGAAATTTTGGAAAGAATACACGGAATATGAATACGAAATCGATGCATTGACCGGTGAAATCATCGAATTTGAAATTGACGAAAAATAAGCTGTCACAAAACCTTTGCGGGATACCCCGCAAAGGTTTTCATGCATCATACCGA
This window encodes:
- a CDS encoding HIT family protein → MQNMWAPWRMEYILSKKENNGCVFCLNSFNPELTEEDEKRLVVYKGGRVFVMLNRYPYAAGHLMVIPFRHCMDITELSEEERNELMEIISLSCKAIRRVCRPDGINMGINLGKAAGAGIADHLHAHLVPRWEGDSQFIAVVADVRLIPERLETMQKTFALAFKEIMD
- the mutS gene encoding DNA mismatch repair protein MutS, whose translation is MQLPENFKLTPMYEQYLRIKEDYPDTILFYRMGDFYELFFHDAEIAAKELQLALTSRHKGEFVPMCGIPWHAADAYFSQMVEKGYKVAICDQVEDPKTAKGLVKREVTKILTAGTVIDDANLESKLHTFLGAAFWQENAGAFAWLDVSTGAWTGVQVSKESELWQWVYKVDPKELLVASGMEIPELVKINGAVQLVYLNAASHFDLKRSEKRILDVQKVQELSALGLERKPALVRVCGAIVAYLEQTQKYVPSYLSAFEPLDMGKFMVIDEVTERNLEIFRRYDGKKGIGTLWHELDFCQTPMGGRLLEERLRYPYKDIARILVHQDVVSHFFDNPKKLQALRGFLGKIYDLERLSTRISVNRFLPKDFLALRDSLAFLSDIFNVLRQEDGALPTDKSLTFENVPEGLGRLLKKWDSCADIHTLLSESLLDVVPQQITEGMLFKAGYHAELDELIDIMEHGESRLQALLAHEQEKSDLPKLKMGYNRVFGYYFELSRAQQQPVPDYFERRQSLVNAERFVTPELKELESKLISASEKRNELEYRLFQELRVKIAEERPRLLFMAGLIAQIDYWQALAECARKKEWTKPVLDEGNDIEIKDGRHPVVEAVIGKSHFIPNDLIVNEKKRLLLITGPNMAGKSTVLRQSALICMLAQMGAFVPAAFAKIGIVDRIFSRVGASDNISQGQSTFMVEMMETARILRQATKKSFVILDEIGRGTSTFDGLALAWAVMEELLKRANGQVRTLFATHYHELTALENKFSGIFNMNIAIKEWNNDIVFLRKLIPGPADKSYGIEVARLAGVPAHVVHRAKELLVLLEENKEKSEKRVERVLLPGVADFENSEDKTNAFHKERETVANTAELVENALKENPILKELAEINLNTLTPLDCMRLLFEWKEKL
- a CDS encoding response regulator transcription factor, whose protein sequence is MRILVVEDDISLNRLICEKLKKDHYSVDSCHLGNEALPYIDGAEYDLIILDIMLPHMDGLEILSALRKKNNLTPVLLLTAKDSIDDKVKGLDLGADDYMAKPFAFEELSARIRVLIRRNSKQAQHIYQIADLVLDDKTKTVTRKNSPVSLSSKEYTLLFYMLLHKGQVLSRDTLNQHIWNYDYDGSSNIIDVYIRYLRKKIDEGHEIKLIHTIRGQGYVIREE
- a CDS encoding PepSY domain-containing protein yields the protein MKKSTIITSLSFAAALLVMGTSTALAEISPDQAKEIALKHAGVNPNEATMLKIEKDFDDGITEYEIEFWKNGTEYDYTINADTGKIIKNKQEMKHRNNAMHNQQNQNQYIGEQKAADIALKHANLTEKQTRRLHCTQKFDDGRQIYDVKFWKEYTEYEYEIDALTGEIIEFEIDEK
- a CDS encoding glycosyltransferase family 2 protein — protein: MLKNIYIHIGNFATNFALRRFCRQHETLLAKNNTHYIALHDLFPELPDFTHTPAWYHELWIHEKIKKHFAHITFPTEQEINAQLEKFIRHNKTENIILILQGNLLPNYFPALLLLKKTFTTAQFHIEENSIVLERELECAYNVNLLDLRGFILKLNDYNSLAFINSLNLKVTYSKHSSSLQSLLNASTAQHVFSHEIDCLKRFLTFIHIPCSHDYFFPNTFHPKILAFIIALKECISNDFINFYNENKLLEYQQKENNLFTYCHEIDVKEIKNFERNATPPVTNTAVHYTDCRDSSLRIDFKNACEIAKLLSPIMRQFLLKNVDNEYVPYLPYSSKIAYAALLLAEHMIDEKKAKELLQTTKGRINTGTEKYSKNPLLTVYTPTYNHKEYIKQCIESILAQKTKYPFKHLIIDDASTDGTQEILKKYAQKYEHIELILHKKNNMQLAFHHFPQNAATKYVAWCDGDDFYLDEHKLEEQIEIMENNPDYGLCFHRTYHLYEDEHCIKKIHPQDSMLPNGVQKYYLPQDIIVTNLLQSSSAMYRWLYADSLPCHAAINVSPMDWALNILHAHKNKIGFINKPMSIYRRHKKAYYYETEVNIAKHVIKGCPREIKFCTTIDKATNYQYHDLFLKKMAIILDTFYNDIDIVDFDKEQYSKIKHDLEERFPHIIKEVKVFLNKYDQQ
- a CDS encoding lipopolysaccharide assembly protein LapA domain-containing protein, which encodes MRYLKVFLLVLIFFVVMMFFVQNQASFADPVVLKLDLLLIDPIETIPLPLYSVMLICFALGAFIVLLMLMWDRVTLSSRAMSARRRANVLEKKLSKVESELNALQTKHAESENKLKAELEATEKRLDSVLRASE
- a CDS encoding sensor histidine kinase, whose amino-acid sequence is MSSVKNEIFSMGIKSKLTILISISIFSLVFMFLTLLLIAGKEQKETAIKNQLIAAIEENAQKIRFRNNIFVFNPIYFLQDNIYTSLYDEEKEFIYGEIPENFPFYTDFTINTLKKTEHFYVYDIQKEVQGKKLFVRGVISIASARQTFSILFFTILAFLPLIALLTIVLARVFIDKSFKPIEHIIATAQEIQNKKNFSLRIGLPGKSHDEIHALAQTFDTLFEATEQAFIKEKQFTSNASHEIRTPVSVIIAQCELALETEQNKENQKALGTILWNAKKISQLTSQLLLLSKAEQNADILEREKINISELFEIIAEQQQEIAKEKGLDFSYSVENSIFFHGDPALLTSALINLFSNAIRYNKKHGKINFSLSQGKNFIHAKISDTGIGISEQDLPKIWERFYQADKARNKKEYIGFGLGLPLVKWIIEAHQGKISISSALGKGTIARFTLPKNI